The following proteins come from a genomic window of Gottfriedia acidiceleris:
- the nrdI gene encoding class Ib ribonucleoside-diphosphate reductase assembly flavoprotein NrdI: protein MVIVYSSMTGNVKRFVNKVRMPSIQIKDGLKIEVPYILVTYTTGFGNVPENVSTFLESNSKYLKAVSASGNKNWGDSFAASADKIASDYQVPVLSKFELSGTSRDVQYFIEGVEKLETY, encoded by the coding sequence ATGGTGATAGTTTACAGTTCAATGACTGGCAATGTTAAGCGATTTGTCAATAAAGTTAGAATGCCGTCAATCCAAATAAAAGATGGACTAAAAATTGAAGTACCGTATATTCTCGTAACCTATACTACAGGATTTGGTAACGTACCTGAAAACGTAAGTACTTTTTTGGAGAGTAATTCGAAGTATTTAAAAGCAGTCAGTGCAAGTGGTAATAAAAACTGGGGAGATTCTTTTGCAGCAAGTGCAGATAAAATAGCATCAGACTATCAAGTTCCAGTGTTATCAAAGTTTGAACTGTCAGGGACAAGTCGAGATGTACAATATTTTATTGAGGGAGTGGAAAAGCTTGAGACATATTGA
- a CDS encoding spore germination protein GerW family protein — protein MKEWFEEFEVEISNEIKNLVSSNTLIGDPILFFEKIILVPFFEMILALGEAHSSYEFASIGTGVEVIPKAFLVLKDGKSEVILVNNKNMNLAVTEKILDVTI, from the coding sequence TTGAAAGAATGGTTTGAAGAGTTTGAAGTAGAAATTTCAAATGAAATTAAAAATTTAGTCAGTAGTAATACGCTTATAGGTGATCCGATTTTATTTTTTGAAAAAATTATTTTAGTACCATTTTTTGAAATGATTTTAGCGCTAGGCGAAGCCCATTCATCATATGAGTTTGCGAGTATTGGAACAGGAGTAGAAGTAATTCCTAAAGCATTTTTAGTTTTAAAAGATGGAAAGAGTGAAGTAATTTTAGTAAATAATAAAAATATGAATTTAGCTGTTACAGAAAAAATTCTTGATGTAACGATTTAG
- a CDS encoding YkvS family protein, which translates to MKIAEAGNIIEFKQGLKGRVQKVNKNSVIVDISIMENFRDLEMEPLTVVNHKNYKILRTAE; encoded by the coding sequence ATGAAAATTGCAGAAGCAGGAAATATCATTGAGTTTAAACAGGGGTTGAAAGGTAGAGTACAAAAAGTTAATAAAAATTCTGTCATTGTTGACATATCCATAATGGAAAACTTCAGAGATTTAGAAATGGAACCGCTAACAGTCGTAAACCATAAAAATTATAAAATACTAAGAACTGCCGAATAG
- a CDS encoding DUF6254 family protein, producing the protein MTKSKKEKERFWNERKSNQQPHDKVKSFKELDKETK; encoded by the coding sequence ATGACAAAATCAAAAAAAGAAAAGGAACGATTTTGGAATGAAAGAAAGTCGAACCAACAGCCACATGATAAAGTAAAATCGTTTAAAGAATTGGACAAAGAAACAAAATAG